Proteins encoded together in one Nocardioides marinisabuli window:
- a CDS encoding dienelactone hydrolase family protein — MTQPDRPDWPGSWTPGSHTLDGVTHATYRRGTGPGVVVVHEIPGLTAEVVGFADELVDAGYTVVLPHLFGEAGRPMSVGQVAKVLPRVCISREFTVMATGETSPVVAWLRDLARTLHDELGGPGVGALGMCLTGGFALAMAVDTSVAAPVLCQPSLPFAVGRRRSADLGLSPADLDAVKRRGCSVLGLQFEKDPTTGTRFDTLDRELGDAFLRVDLPGRGHSTVTVHRRQEAVDRVLGFFEEVLGA, encoded by the coding sequence ATGACGCAGCCCGACCGGCCGGACTGGCCCGGCTCCTGGACCCCCGGCTCGCACACCCTCGACGGGGTCACCCACGCGACGTACCGCCGCGGCACCGGCCCCGGCGTGGTCGTGGTGCACGAGATCCCCGGCCTGACCGCCGAGGTGGTCGGCTTCGCCGACGAGCTCGTCGACGCCGGCTACACCGTGGTGCTGCCGCACCTCTTCGGTGAGGCCGGCCGCCCGATGAGCGTGGGGCAGGTCGCGAAGGTCCTGCCCCGGGTGTGCATCAGCCGCGAGTTCACCGTCATGGCCACCGGGGAGACCTCACCGGTCGTCGCCTGGCTCCGCGACCTCGCCCGCACCCTGCACGACGAGCTCGGCGGCCCCGGCGTCGGCGCGCTCGGAATGTGCCTGACCGGCGGGTTCGCCCTCGCCATGGCCGTCGACACCTCGGTCGCCGCCCCGGTGCTGTGCCAGCCGTCGCTGCCGTTCGCCGTCGGTCGTCGCCGCTCCGCCGACCTGGGCCTCTCCCCCGCCGACCTCGACGCCGTCAAGCGGCGCGGCTGCAGCGTGCTGGGCCTGCAGTTCGAGAAGGACCCCACCACCGGGACCCGCTTCGACACCCTCGACCGCGAGCTCGGCGACGCGTTCCTCCGCGTCGACCTGCCCGGCCGGGGCCACTCGACCGTCACCGTGCACCGCCGCCAGGAGGCGGTCGACCGGGTGCTCGGCTTCTTCGAGGAAGTCCTCGGCGCCTAG
- a CDS encoding lipid-transfer protein — MSRSLSGRAAIAGIGATEFSKESGRSELQLAVEAVRAAVEDAGLTMGDVDGLTTFTMDSNSEIAVARELGIGELRFFSRISYGGGAACATVQQAAMAVATGVADVVVCYRAFNERSGARFGQVSVAANTQVNTNGLDNAWSYPMGLGTPAATVAMQARRYMHEYGATSEDFGRVAVADRRHAATNPHAFFHGRPITLEDHQASRMIVDPLHLLDCCQESDGGQALVVVSAERARDLAQKPAYVTAAAQGSGRDQFVMTSYYRDDIGIPEMGVVGRELWRQSGLRPDDMPMAILYDHFTPYVLMQLEELGFCGRGEAPGFVADGAIEIGGRLPLNTHGGQLGEAYLHGMNGIAEAVRQVRGTAVNQVEAASSSHVLVTAGTGVPTSGLVLSA; from the coding sequence GTGAGCCGCTCGCTGTCCGGGAGGGCCGCGATCGCGGGCATCGGCGCCACCGAGTTCTCCAAGGAGTCCGGGCGCTCGGAGCTGCAGCTGGCGGTCGAGGCGGTGCGGGCCGCCGTCGAGGACGCCGGGCTCACGATGGGCGACGTCGACGGGCTGACGACGTTCACGATGGACTCCAACAGCGAGATCGCGGTGGCCCGCGAGCTCGGCATCGGCGAGCTGCGCTTCTTCAGCCGGATCAGCTACGGCGGCGGGGCCGCCTGCGCCACCGTGCAGCAGGCCGCGATGGCCGTCGCGACGGGTGTCGCCGACGTGGTGGTCTGCTACCGCGCCTTCAACGAGCGCTCCGGCGCCCGCTTCGGCCAGGTCTCGGTGGCCGCCAACACCCAGGTCAACACCAACGGGCTCGACAACGCCTGGTCCTACCCGATGGGCCTGGGCACCCCCGCGGCCACGGTCGCGATGCAGGCACGCCGCTACATGCACGAGTACGGCGCCACCTCCGAGGACTTCGGCCGGGTGGCGGTCGCCGACCGCCGGCACGCGGCGACCAACCCGCACGCCTTCTTCCACGGCCGCCCGATCACGCTGGAGGACCACCAGGCCTCGCGGATGATCGTCGACCCGCTGCACCTGCTCGACTGCTGCCAGGAGTCCGACGGCGGGCAGGCGCTCGTGGTCGTCTCGGCCGAGCGGGCGCGCGACCTCGCGCAGAAGCCGGCGTACGTCACGGCCGCGGCGCAGGGCAGCGGGCGCGACCAGTTCGTGATGACCTCCTACTACCGCGACGACATCGGCATCCCCGAGATGGGCGTGGTCGGCCGCGAGCTGTGGCGCCAGTCGGGGCTGCGGCCCGACGACATGCCGATGGCGATCCTCTACGACCACTTCACGCCGTACGTGCTGATGCAGCTGGAGGAGCTCGGCTTCTGCGGTCGCGGCGAGGCGCCGGGGTTCGTGGCCGACGGGGCGATCGAGATCGGGGGACGGCTGCCGCTCAACACGCACGGCGGGCAGCTCGGCGAGGCCTACCTGCACGGGATGAACGGCATCGCCGAGGCGGTGCGCCAGGTGCGCGGCACCGCGGTCAACCAGGTCGAGGCCGCCTCGTCCTCGCACGTGCTGGTCACCGCCGGCACCGGTGTGCCGACCAGCGGGCTGGTGCTGTCGGCCTAG
- a CDS encoding MOSC domain-containing protein, whose protein sequence is MPTVSLLHTAKGRRLPMRPSEQVEVETARGIVGDRYHGARHRQVTIQSQQSLDEATEVFGAEVPAALTRRNITVSDGVVPQAPGSIIRVGPVVLEVVRVAAPCKLLDDTIGVGAQAALRRRGGSVCRVLEGGVVRLGDAVALDGVDESETLFGAAYRG, encoded by the coding sequence GTGCCGACCGTCTCGCTGCTCCACACCGCCAAGGGCCGACGGCTCCCGATGCGTCCCTCCGAGCAGGTCGAGGTCGAGACCGCGCGGGGGATCGTCGGTGACCGCTACCACGGAGCCCGGCACCGCCAGGTCACGATCCAGAGCCAGCAGTCGCTCGACGAGGCCACCGAGGTCTTCGGCGCGGAGGTGCCGGCCGCGCTAACCCGGCGCAACATCACCGTCTCCGACGGCGTGGTGCCCCAGGCGCCCGGCAGCATCATCCGCGTCGGGCCGGTCGTGCTGGAGGTCGTGCGGGTCGCCGCGCCCTGCAAGCTGCTCGACGACACCATCGGGGTCGGGGCGCAGGCCGCCCTGCGCCGGCGCGGCGGGTCGGTCTGCCGGGTGCTCGAGGGCGGCGTGGTACGACTCGGCGACGCGGTCGCGCTCGACGGGGTCGACGAGTCCGAGACGCTCTTCGGCGCCGCCTATAGGGGGTGA
- a CDS encoding HNH endonuclease gives MELVVLLALLAIYPTYLVIRNILKERYFASEEFQAHKAEVAAMVAEHNEVTNYTAEIRNSGSFQLGASATGRQAGLASFENTSNWNYRRDRNVANYAAPNVHNCSLQVVRNASADPLKYLMKYFNIKATEDNLTEVESLGESIASLENAVSNLAKREEEIAVSIDPPPFILKHYLHEFMERVGVELSPISVPYPVYAFEYVSAGGNSSQRATITLDTRTIDALVETLSTKIRWRKSAAGQRALMTARLRTHIKTRDNYTCQQCSISVYDEPHLLLEVDHIVPVSRGGLSAEENLQTLCWRCNRTKSNKLPA, from the coding sequence ATGGAATTGGTGGTCCTTCTCGCCCTGCTGGCGATCTACCCGACGTACCTCGTCATCCGGAACATCCTCAAGGAGCGGTACTTCGCGAGCGAGGAGTTCCAGGCGCACAAGGCCGAAGTCGCCGCCATGGTGGCGGAGCACAACGAGGTCACCAACTACACCGCGGAGATCCGCAACTCGGGGTCGTTCCAACTCGGGGCGTCAGCGACGGGTCGTCAGGCAGGGCTGGCCTCGTTCGAAAACACCAGCAACTGGAACTACCGCCGAGACCGCAACGTCGCCAACTACGCCGCGCCGAACGTCCACAACTGCTCGCTACAGGTCGTCCGCAACGCCAGCGCCGACCCGCTGAAGTACCTCATGAAGTACTTCAACATCAAGGCGACCGAGGACAACCTGACTGAGGTCGAGAGCCTCGGCGAGAGCATCGCCAGCCTGGAGAACGCAGTGTCGAACCTCGCGAAGCGCGAGGAAGAGATCGCGGTCTCTATCGACCCGCCTCCCTTCATCCTCAAGCACTACCTCCACGAGTTCATGGAGCGTGTCGGCGTCGAGCTGTCGCCGATCAGCGTGCCCTACCCCGTCTATGCCTTCGAGTACGTGAGTGCCGGTGGGAACAGCTCGCAGCGCGCGACAATCACTCTGGACACCCGGACGATCGATGCCCTGGTCGAGACCCTCTCCACGAAGATTCGCTGGCGAAAGAGTGCCGCTGGACAGCGGGCCCTGATGACCGCGCGGCTGAGGACGCACATCAAGACCCGGGACAACTACACGTGCCAGCAGTGCTCCATCTCCGTCTACGACGAGCCCCACCTGCTGTTGGAGGTGGACCACATCGTCCCCGTCTCCCGGGGAGGCCTGTCCGCCGAGGAAAACCTGCAGACGCTGTGCTGGCGCTGCAACCGCACGAAGTCGAACAAGCTCCCGGCGTGA
- a CDS encoding phosphotransferase family protein, protein MDGGPALDWAARRTSQVTGSRELVGGWTSTMLALSTQSHRDVVLRLMDREPWRSHGAGLTTRESEVQQALVGSAVPAPRSLALDADGAACGVPAHLMTLVPGAVDVDRVDDESLDELARVLAAVHDVPPLPGLRAYESWAWEAKHVVPAWACDRGVWEGAFDLLRTEPPAHEPRLVHRDFHHRNVLWSRGRVTGVVDWVETSVGPVWLDVAHCCTNIAVRHGSDRADAFAAAYVARTGAEPQPYFDVMDVVGFLPPPGRSAWVTAHDECQRLEQHLRRVLRRATG, encoded by the coding sequence ATGGATGGCGGACCCGCGCTCGACTGGGCGGCGCGACGGACCTCGCAGGTCACGGGTTCACGGGAATTGGTCGGCGGCTGGACGTCGACGATGCTGGCGCTGTCGACGCAGTCCCACCGAGACGTCGTCCTGCGGCTGATGGACCGGGAGCCCTGGCGCAGCCACGGCGCCGGCCTGACCACCCGCGAGAGCGAGGTGCAGCAGGCGTTGGTGGGCTCCGCTGTGCCGGCGCCGCGCTCCCTGGCCCTCGACGCCGACGGGGCGGCCTGCGGCGTCCCGGCCCACCTGATGACGCTCGTCCCCGGGGCGGTCGACGTCGACCGCGTGGACGACGAGTCGCTGGACGAGCTGGCCCGGGTGCTGGCCGCGGTCCACGACGTCCCGCCCCTCCCCGGGCTGCGGGCCTACGAGTCCTGGGCGTGGGAGGCGAAGCACGTCGTCCCGGCGTGGGCCTGCGACCGGGGTGTCTGGGAGGGCGCGTTCGACCTGCTGCGCACCGAGCCCCCCGCGCACGAGCCGCGGCTGGTCCACCGCGACTTCCACCACCGCAACGTGCTGTGGTCACGGGGGAGGGTGACCGGGGTCGTGGACTGGGTGGAGACGTCCGTCGGACCGGTGTGGCTCGACGTCGCGCACTGCTGCACCAACATCGCCGTCCGCCACGGCAGCGACCGTGCCGACGCCTTCGCCGCGGCGTACGTCGCGCGGACCGGGGCCGAGCCGCAGCCGTACTTCGACGTCATGGACGTGGTCGGCTTCCTGCCGCCGCCGGGGCGGAGCGCCTGGGTGACGGCGCACGACGAGTGCCAGCGGCTCGAGCAGCACCTGCGGCGGGTCCTGCGCCGAGCGACCGGCTAG